The Mercurialis annua linkage group LG2, ddMerAnnu1.2, whole genome shotgun sequence genome contains a region encoding:
- the LOC126667850 gene encoding GTP-binding protein OBGC, chloroplastic yields MSTISISIAGSYPQALARSRPQTTNPNPNPNPKKLNRKRSTNVKPQKTKLSKSSQQSLTLTSGEATTYTRLPPREDFSVPSLVFTEVKLSDSEVAEIENDSEDHRLISEEEEEEEEELEDDDGNNLQVDYGKFEVYEVDSDYDSEEEEEIENENGNGNIVNKFEINGGYEEGEEEEEIDVKEKGVPAVMRCFDRAKIFVRAGDGGNGVVAFRREKFVPLGGPSGGNGGRGGRVYIEVEGSMNSLLPFRNRVHFRAGRGSHGQGSMQNGAKGEDVVVKVAPGTVIREAGKEEVLLELLNPGEKAMLLPGGRGGRGNTAFKCGSNKAPRIAENGEEGIEMWLELELKLVADVGIVGAPNAGKSTLLSVISAAQPAIANYPFTTLLPNLGVVSFDYDTTMVVADLPGLLEGAHRGFGLGHEFLRHTERCSALVHVVDGSSEQPEYEFDAVRLELELFSPEIADKPYVVAYNKMDLPEAYENWSSFKKKLEARGIKTFCMSAVKKEGTHEVICAAYELLRESKETNEEFKGWQNPVNLNHVADMVQKQRRAHINDFEIVHDSGSNTWHVDGSGLQRFVQMTNWRYADSDRRFQHVLEACGAYKSLIKMGVKEGDTVMVGDMELVWHDSKSSEPSNLKRRFHPTKWPELM; encoded by the exons ATGTCCACCATTTCAATATCCATAGCCGGCTCTTATCCACAAGCTCTAGCTCGTTCAAGACCTCAAACcactaaccctaaccctaaccctaaccctaaaaaaCTCAACCGTAAACGAAGCACCAACGTAAAGCcacaaaaaactaaattaagcaAATCCAGTCAGCAATCACTCACCTTAACCAGCGGCGAAGCCACCACCTACACTCGCCTCCCGCCACGTGAAGACTTCTCCGTTCCGTCACTTGTATTCACCGAAGTCAAACTCTCCGATTCCGAGGTAGCCGAAATCGAAAACGACAGCGAGGATCACCGTTTAATCagcgaagaagaagaagaagaagaagaagaattagaagatgACGATGGTAATAATTTGCAAGTTGATTATGGAAAATTTGAGGTTTATGAGGTTGATTCCGATTATGatagtgaagaagaagaagaaattgaaaatgaaaatggcAATGGCAATattgtaaataaatttgaaatcaatGGCGGTTATGAAGAGggggaggaggaggaggaaatTGATGTGAAAGAGAAAGGCGTGCCAGCTGTCATGCGATGTTTCGACAGAGCAAAAATCTTCGTAAGAGCGGGAGACGGAGGAAACGGGGTCGTTGCATTCCGCCGCGAGAAATTTGTACCGTTAGGCGGTCCGTCAGGCGGAAATGGAGGGAGAGGAGGGAGAGTGTACATAGAAGTAGAAGGCTCAATGAACTCGTTGTTACCATTTAGGAATAGAGTTCATTTTCGGGCGGGGAGAGGGTCTCACGGTCAAGGCTCAATGCAAAATGGCGCCAAAGGGGAGGATGTAGTGGTTAAAGTTGCGCCGGGAACGGTTATTAGAGAAGCGGGAAAAGAGGAGGTGTTGTTGGAGTTGTTGAATCCTGGTGAAAAGGCTATGCTGTTGCCTGGTGGGAGAGGTGGGAGAGGGAATACTGCGTTTAAATGTGGCAGTAATAAAGCTCCCAGGATTGCTGAGAATGGTGAAGAGGGTATTGAAAT GTGGTTGGAGCTTGAGCTGAAGCTTGTTGCAGATGTTGGAATTGTGGGTGCTCCAAATGCTGGGAAAAGTACACTTTTGAGTGTGATAAGTGCTGCACAGCCGGCTATAGCAAATTACCCCTTCACTACTTTACTGCCTAACCTTGGTGTAGTGTCATTTGATTATGATACTACAATGGTTGTAGCTGACTTGCCAGGTCTGCTTGAAGGAGCACATCGAGGTTTTGGTTTGGGCCATGAGTTTCTGAGACACACAGAAAGATGTTCTGCCCTG GTACATGTTGTCGATGGCTCCTCAGAGCAGCCAGAATATGAGTTTGATGCTGTTCGTCTTGAGCTGGAATTGTTCAGTCCAGAAATTGCTGATAAGCCTTATGTTGTTGCATATAACAAAATGGACCTTCCGGAAGCATATGAAAATTGGTCATCATTTAAGAAAAAGCTAGAAGCTCGTGGGATTAAGACATTCTGCATGAGTGCTGTGAAGAAAGAAGGCACGCATGAAGTGATCTGTGCTGCTTACGAGCTTCTACGAGAAAGTAAAGAAACTAATGAGGAATTCAAAG GTTGGCAAAATCCAGTAAATCTTAATCATGTAGCAGATATGGTTCAGAAGCAGCGAAGAGCCCATATCAATGACTTTGAGATCGTCCATGACAGTGGGTCCAATACCTGGCATGTGGATGGGTCTGGGTTGCAACGTTTTGTTCAGATGACAAACTGGCG ATACGCGGATTCTGATAGAAGATTCCAGCATGTTTTGGAAGCTTGTGGTGCGTACAAGTCTCTCATTAAGATGGGCGTCAAGGAAGGTGACACGGTGATGGTTGGAGAT ATGGAATTGGTGTGGCATGATTCCAAGAGTTCTGAGCCATCAAATTTGAAGAGAAGATTTCATCCAACTAAATGGCCTGAGTTGATGTAA
- the LOC126667851 gene encoding ADP-ribosylation factor GTPase-activating protein AGD5, producing MNEKANVSKELNAKHRKILEGLLKHPENRECADCKSKGPRWASVNLGIFICMQCSGIHRSLGVHISKVRSATLDTWLPEQVAFIQSMGNDKANSYWEAALPPNYDRVGIENFIRAKYEEKRWVPKDGKPVSPPHRHDERPQTSWQRSGESTGHQHKSSLENVHDDRKSAQRPSSKVSIHTTRISLPIPPKGPEQVTPPLKPQHIIQKAEPKVDPSEATKNGVTAVPAAPAPKVDYATDLFDMLSMDGPSENGSEAAPNDDNGWAGFQSAVSEEVSKTEKTGEIKAVESTTNSTSAIEDLFKDSVSLTPSVSEKPQKDVKNDIMSLFEKSNMVSPFAMHQQQLAMLAQQQSLLMAAAAAKSGAVDPKFRGSIQQTGSNGIILPGQNLPNIGYQIPGLVMPVAAGGQGDSHKLMQGGNTGLSNPAGSSAPYATSSFYTVGQVTPVNGATTAVLNKPQATAPISSGNSSQSTKDFDFSSLTQGMFSKR from the exons ATGAACGAGAAGGCTAACGTCTCTAAAGAGCTTAATGCCAAACACAGAAAG ATCTTGGAAGGTCTCCTAAAACATCCTGAGAATAGGGAATGTGCCGACTGCAAATCCAA AGGTCCAAGATGGGCAAGTGTAAATTTAGGTATCTTTATATGCATGCAATGTTCAGGGATTCATAGAAGTCTTGGAGTACATATATCCAAG GTTCGATCTGCAACCCTTGACACATGGCTTCCAGAGCAAGTTGCATTCATTCAAT CAATGGGAAACGACAAGGCGAATAGTTACTGGGAAGCAGCATTACCCCCCAACTATGACAGAGTTGGAATAGAGAATTTTATCCGTGCAAA GTACGAAGAGAAGAGATGGGTCCCCAAAGACGGAAAACCAGTGTCCCCTCCTCACAGGCATGATGAAAGGCCTCAGACATCATGGCAGAGATCCGGTGAAAGTACTGGGCATCAGCATAAGAGCAGCTTGGAGAATGTGCATGATGACAGGAAGAGTGCTCAACGACCAAGTTCAAAAGTTAGTATTCATACCACAAGAATTAGCCTTCCCATTCCTCCAAAGGGACCTGAGCAG GTCACCCCTCCTCTAAAGCCTCAACACATTATTCAGAAAGCAGAACCAAAAGTTGACCCCAGTGAAGCAACAAAAAATGGTGTAACTGCTGTTCCAGCTGCTCCTGCACCCAAAGTTGATTATGCCACTGATCTCTTTGATATGCTATCAATGGATGGTCCAAGTGAGAATGGCTCAGAGGCAGCTCCAAATGATGATAATGGATGGGCGGGGTTTCAAT CGGCAGTTTCTGAAGAAGTTTCAAAAACAGAGAAAACAGGTGAAATCAAAGCAGTTGAGAGTACTACCAACTCCACTTCTGCAATTGAGGATTTGTTTAAAGATTCAGTTTCTTTAACACCTTCAGTATCAGAGAAACCTCAGAAAGATGTAAAAAATGATATTATGAGCCTTTTTGAGAAG TCCAATATGGTATCCCCATTTGCCATGCATCAACAGCAACTTGCGATGCTGGCACAGCAACAATCTCTTCTCAtggctgctgctgctgctaaaTCAGGTGCTGTGGACCCAAAATTTCGTGGGAGTATTCAGCAGACAGGGTCCAATGGCATCATCTTGCCTGGTCAAAATTTGCCGAATATTGGCTATCAAATTCCTGGATTAGTCATGCCGGTAGCTGCTGGTGGGCAAGGTGACTCGCATAAGCTTATGCAG GGTGGTAATACAGGACTCTCAAATCCAGCTGGAAGCTCGGCACCATACGCAACTTCTAG CTTTTACACCGTAGGGCAGGTGACCCCTGTTAATGGCGCGACAACTGCTGTACTGAATAAACCTCAAGCAACAGCTCCGATTTCATCAGGTAATTCATCACAATCTACAAAGGATTTTGATTTCTCCTCTTTAACACAGGGCATGTTCTCAAAGCGTTGA